A genomic region of Ehrlichia japonica contains the following coding sequences:
- the uvrA gene encoding excinuclease ABC subunit UvrA, whose amino-acid sequence MAGLINIRNAKEHNLHNIDIDLPKNKLIVITGVSGSGKSSLAFDTIYAEGQRKYVESLSSYARQFLDLCTKPDVESITGLSPTIAISQKLSSKNSRSTVSTITEIYDYLRIMYAKIGIPYSPTTGLPITKQSLSQIIETIFKLPSGTKISILGTLIRNKKGDHNKEIYEIKKQRYKLLKIDDITYDINNIPQLDRNKTHNIHVIVNQISVLENYVDNITDNIKTALKIGNGIIYIEILDLPQEYNSETYHKNQVLFFSENFSCPQTDFSIEEIEPRLFSFNTSYGSCRTCSGIGKKYSIDRNLIIKNDNLSILEGAIHPIGPIELKATRHKVNSHFSYYYTNIILSLAKYYKFDLTTPWQELDDNIKDIILFGSKEIEIPIHYQNEGYKSSRNKPFEGIINALNNKEDIVIEKLAEQYSSINICSECQGFRLRQEALSVKIDNKHIGEFTKLSVVEAISWCKALPSKLNEQQKHISCKLLDEIIKRLTFLKNVGLGYLTLNRESGTLSGGESQRIKLASQIGSGLTGIIYVLDEPSIGLHQRDNTLLINTLKTLRDIGNTVIVVEHDEETIINADYVVDIGPKAGQNGGHVIATGTPKEIMDNHNSVTGQYLSNKKTIPNFKKHRTFNKWIEIIGARKNNLQNIDVKIPLNAFTCITGVSGSGKSSLINDTLYQNAINRLNNINCTYGECISISGLEHIDKVIKIDQSPIGRTPLSNSATYIGLFTHIRSWFAGLPLSRARGYTISRFSFNSKGGRCETCKGDGQIKIEMHFLSDVYVKCEQCKGLRYNKETLEVTHQGKSIADVLDMTVDQAYEFFIHLPLIKEKLDALRSVGMGYIKIGQTSNTLSGGEAQRIKLSKELSKRSTGKTLYILDEPTTGLHFADIDNLLHVLHKLRDLGNTIVVIEHNLHVIKTAEYIIDIGPNGGNAGGKVVATGTPEEIIKNPNSTTGPYLKPYLNF is encoded by the coding sequence ATGGCTGGTTTGATCAATATACGTAATGCTAAAGAACATAACCTCCACAACATAGATATAGATCTTCCAAAGAACAAGTTAATTGTAATAACTGGAGTTAGTGGATCAGGAAAGTCCAGTCTTGCATTTGATACAATATATGCAGAAGGACAACGCAAATATGTAGAAAGTTTATCATCTTACGCTCGCCAGTTTTTAGATTTATGTACAAAACCAGATGTAGAATCAATCACAGGACTTTCTCCAACTATTGCAATAAGTCAAAAATTATCATCTAAAAACTCAAGATCAACTGTATCAACCATTACAGAAATTTACGACTACTTAAGAATCATGTATGCTAAAATAGGAATTCCATATTCTCCAACTACTGGATTACCTATAACAAAGCAATCACTTTCTCAAATAATAGAAACTATATTCAAACTACCTTCAGGTACAAAAATTTCAATTTTAGGTACACTAATAAGAAACAAAAAAGGAGATCATAATAAAGAAATATATGAAATAAAAAAACAACGCTATAAATTATTAAAAATTGATGACATTACTTATGATATTAACAACATTCCACAGTTAGATAGGAATAAAACACATAACATTCACGTAATCGTAAATCAAATATCAGTGTTAGAAAACTATGTTGATAATATAACTGACAATATAAAAACTGCGCTAAAAATAGGTAACGGTATAATTTACATAGAAATACTTGATTTACCACAAGAATACAATAGTGAAACGTATCACAAGAACCAAGTATTATTTTTTTCAGAAAATTTTTCATGCCCTCAAACAGACTTCAGCATAGAAGAAATAGAACCAAGATTATTTTCATTTAATACATCATATGGATCATGCAGAACTTGTAGTGGAATAGGCAAAAAATACAGCATTGACAGAAATCTAATTATAAAAAATGATAACTTATCGATTTTAGAAGGAGCTATACATCCTATAGGTCCAATTGAACTAAAAGCCACTCGTCACAAAGTAAATTCGCACTTTAGTTACTATTACACAAACATTATTTTATCATTAGCAAAATACTATAAATTTGATTTAACAACACCATGGCAAGAACTAGATGATAACATAAAAGATATAATTCTATTTGGTAGCAAAGAAATAGAAATACCTATACACTACCAAAATGAAGGATATAAATCTTCTAGAAACAAGCCATTTGAAGGCATTATAAATGCCTTAAATAACAAAGAAGATATAGTTATTGAAAAACTAGCCGAACAATATTCATCTATAAATATATGTAGCGAATGTCAAGGATTTAGATTAAGACAGGAAGCATTATCAGTAAAAATTGATAACAAACATATTGGAGAATTTACAAAATTATCTGTCGTAGAAGCAATATCATGGTGTAAAGCACTACCATCTAAACTAAACGAACAGCAGAAACATATTTCATGTAAACTATTAGATGAAATAATCAAAAGATTAACATTTTTAAAAAATGTTGGATTAGGTTATCTAACACTCAATCGTGAATCAGGAACATTATCTGGAGGAGAAAGTCAAAGAATAAAATTAGCATCACAAATTGGATCTGGATTAACAGGAATAATTTATGTGCTAGACGAACCTTCAATAGGGTTACATCAACGCGATAACACATTGTTAATCAACACTCTAAAAACATTACGTGATATAGGAAATACAGTAATAGTAGTAGAACATGACGAAGAAACAATAATAAATGCAGATTATGTAGTAGATATAGGCCCAAAGGCAGGGCAAAACGGAGGGCATGTAATTGCAACTGGAACTCCAAAAGAAATAATGGATAATCATAACAGTGTAACTGGCCAATATCTTAGTAATAAGAAGACGATACCCAATTTCAAAAAGCATAGAACTTTTAATAAATGGATAGAAATTATTGGAGCTCGTAAAAACAATTTACAAAATATTGATGTCAAAATTCCTTTAAATGCTTTTACTTGCATTACTGGAGTATCTGGAAGCGGAAAATCTAGTTTGATAAACGATACTCTATATCAGAATGCAATCAATCGGCTAAATAATATCAATTGTACATATGGTGAATGTATATCCATATCAGGATTAGAACATATAGATAAAGTTATAAAAATAGACCAATCCCCTATTGGTAGAACTCCTTTATCAAATTCAGCAACCTATATAGGATTGTTTACTCACATAAGGTCATGGTTCGCTGGATTACCTTTATCAAGAGCAAGAGGATACACTATTAGTAGGTTTTCATTTAACTCCAAAGGAGGAAGATGTGAAACATGTAAAGGAGATGGACAAATCAAAATAGAAATGCATTTTTTATCTGATGTATATGTCAAGTGTGAGCAATGCAAAGGATTGCGTTATAATAAAGAAACGTTAGAAGTAACTCATCAAGGAAAATCTATAGCTGACGTATTAGATATGACAGTTGATCAAGCATACGAATTTTTTATCCATTTACCATTAATTAAAGAAAAGCTAGATGCTTTACGCAGCGTAGGAATGGGTTATATCAAAATAGGCCAAACATCCAATACATTATCAGGAGGTGAAGCACAAAGAATAAAATTATCAAAAGAATTATCAAAACGTTCAACTGGAAAAACTTTATACATATTAGATGAACCAACTACAGGATTACATTTTGCAGACATAGATAATTTATTACATGTTCTACACAAATTACGCGATTTAGGAAATACAATAGTAGTTATAGAACACAATTTACATGTCATTAAAACAGCTGAATACATAATAGACATAGGGCCTAATGGAGGAAATGCTGGAGGTAAAGTAGTAGCTACTGGCACCCCTGAAGAGATAATTAAAAACCCCAATAGTACAACTGGACCATATTTAAAGCCTTATTTAAATTTTTAA
- a CDS encoding NADH-quinone oxidoreductase subunit A → MIQMFNIAEYVPVLIFLVISGFISFLFCILPMLLANRNPDLEKLSPYECGFAPLGNSRKIFDIRFYLVAILFIIFDLEIAFLFPWSICLSNIGINGFWSMMIFLTILTIGFIYEWSKGALEWE, encoded by the coding sequence ATGATACAAATGTTTAATATTGCTGAATATGTCCCTGTTTTAATTTTCTTAGTAATTTCAGGTTTTATCTCATTCCTCTTTTGTATTTTACCAATGCTTTTAGCTAATCGTAATCCAGATTTAGAGAAACTTTCTCCTTATGAATGTGGGTTCGCACCTCTTGGAAATTCAAGAAAAATTTTTGATATTCGATTTTACCTAGTAGCAATACTATTTATTATATTTGACCTCGAAATAGCATTCTTATTTCCATGGTCCATTTGTCTTTCAAATATAGGTATAAATGGTTTTTGGTCTATGATGATTTTCTTAACTATATTAACAATAGGGTTTATATATGAGTGGAGCAAAGGTGCACTAGAATGGGAGTAA
- a CDS encoding NuoB/complex I 20 kDa subunit family protein: protein MTNENNSVLNNQFWQSYNHQGFMITQFSDLINYISNWARSNSLWPMTFGLACCAVEMMHTAASRYDLDRYGVMFRASPRQADVMIIAGTLTNKMAPALRKVYDQMTEPRYVISMGSCANGGGYYHYSYSVVRGCDRIVPVDIYVPGCPPTAEALLYGIFCLQQKINRGNTSIIRKTT from the coding sequence ATGACAAATGAGAATAATTCTGTGTTAAACAATCAATTTTGGCAAAGCTACAACCATCAGGGCTTTATGATAACTCAGTTTTCTGACTTAATCAATTACATATCAAATTGGGCAAGATCAAATTCTTTATGGCCTATGACATTTGGGTTAGCTTGCTGTGCTGTAGAAATGATGCACACTGCAGCAAGTAGATATGATCTAGATAGATATGGTGTCATGTTTCGTGCAAGTCCTAGGCAAGCAGATGTTATGATTATTGCTGGAACACTCACCAATAAGATGGCCCCTGCATTACGTAAAGTATATGATCAAATGACAGAACCACGTTATGTTATCTCAATGGGGAGTTGTGCTAACGGCGGTGGGTATTATCATTATTCATATTCAGTAGTTAGAGGATGTGATCGTATAGTACCAGTAGATATTTACGTTCCAGGATGCCCTCCAACAGCAGAAGCTTTACTATATGGTATATTCTGCCTTCAGCAAAAAATTAATAGAGGAAATACCTCCATTATAAGAAAAACTACATAA
- a CDS encoding NADH-quinone oxidoreductase subunit C has protein sequence MSDINNVIDNITTHINTSINVKCIVKDNITLELYSNAQDIYNHILFLRNDTKCKFHILIDIFAIDYPSRSARFEVVYSLLSIINNIRISCKVPLQENENIPSITNIFSAAGWFEREVFDMYGIIFANNPDLRRILTDYGFSGHPMLKDFPLTGYKEVRYDISKKEVAYEAVNLQQDFRSFDFLSPWKEIKNE, from the coding sequence ATGTCAGATATCAATAATGTGATAGATAACATTACTACACATATCAACACATCTATAAATGTAAAGTGCATTGTAAAAGACAATATAACGCTGGAGTTATACTCAAATGCACAGGACATCTACAATCACATTTTATTTTTACGCAATGACACAAAATGTAAATTTCATATCTTAATTGATATTTTTGCAATAGATTATCCAAGTAGGTCAGCTAGATTTGAAGTAGTCTATTCATTACTGAGTATAATAAACAACATAAGAATATCTTGTAAAGTACCATTACAAGAAAATGAGAATATTCCATCTATTACCAATATTTTTAGTGCTGCAGGATGGTTTGAACGAGAAGTATTTGATATGTATGGCATAATATTTGCTAATAACCCAGATTTACGCAGAATTTTAACAGATTATGGTTTTTCTGGACATCCAATGCTAAAAGACTTTCCTCTAACTGGCTATAAAGAAGTACGGTATGACATATCAAAAAAGGAAGTAGCTTATGAAGCTGTAAATCTACAGCAAGATTTTAGATCATTTGATTTTCTTTCTCCATGGAAGGAAATAAAGAATGAATAG
- the ccmE gene encoding cytochrome c maturation protein CcmE has product MKRKHKRLLFTVITFIMFGMSVVIVLNKLRNNISFFFTPTEILSRTVCTNCTIRIGGMVINGSVEKYDSFISFCITDLENQIKVLYQGILPPLFSEGSWIVAKGKIVNDEFVADEILAKHDENYKPGKYKTK; this is encoded by the coding sequence ATGAAAAGAAAACATAAAAGATTACTTTTTACTGTCATAACATTTATTATGTTTGGTATGTCGGTTGTTATTGTATTGAATAAGCTGCGAAATAATATATCATTTTTTTTTACTCCCACTGAAATTTTATCAAGGACTGTATGTACTAATTGTACTATTAGAATAGGAGGTATGGTAATAAATGGTAGTGTAGAGAAATACGATAGTTTTATTTCTTTTTGTATAACAGACTTAGAAAATCAGATTAAAGTACTATATCAAGGAATATTACCTCCTTTGTTTTCAGAAGGTAGTTGGATAGTAGCAAAAGGAAAAATAGTAAACGATGAATTTGTTGCGGATGAAATTTTAGCTAAACACGATGAAAATTATAAACCTGGTAAGTATAAAACAAAATAA
- the surE gene encoding 5'/3'-nucleotidase SurE, with translation MKVLLTNDDGFHANGIRVLKEIVIAAGIASEIWVVAPLSNCSGCGKSIGLRAATEVYQVSDTEFIVNSTPSTSVFLGLKEIVGTKPDLILSGINSGINIGSDIAYSGTIGAAAEGAMMNIPSIAVSQEYNGESGEINWENPRKFLKDIIDMLLGVSFWDKSTVMNINFPLVSAKGIKFTNQGKYIPCNKIEKKKNISGSISYTINRATPDKKNRGDFDDSIKAIDDGYITITPLKFDMTDFDILESLISLNKGCKI, from the coding sequence ATGAAAGTATTATTGACTAATGATGATGGGTTCCATGCAAATGGTATTAGAGTTCTGAAGGAGATAGTGATAGCAGCAGGTATTGCGTCAGAAATATGGGTAGTTGCACCATTGAGTAATTGTAGTGGCTGTGGCAAGTCAATAGGCTTAAGGGCTGCAACTGAGGTATATCAAGTAAGTGATACTGAATTTATTGTTAACAGTACTCCATCTACTAGTGTTTTTCTTGGATTAAAAGAGATTGTTGGTACAAAACCGGATTTGATTTTGTCTGGGATAAATAGTGGGATTAATATAGGTAGTGATATAGCATATTCTGGTACTATAGGAGCAGCAGCAGAAGGAGCTATGATGAATATTCCATCAATTGCAGTAAGTCAGGAATATAATGGTGAAAGTGGTGAAATAAATTGGGAGAATCCACGGAAATTCTTAAAAGATATTATAGATATGTTGTTAGGTGTCTCATTTTGGGATAAGTCTACTGTCATGAACATTAACTTTCCTTTGGTATCAGCAAAGGGCATTAAATTTACAAATCAGGGAAAATATATACCATGTAATAAAATAGAAAAGAAAAAAAATATTTCTGGTAGTATATCTTATACAATAAATAGAGCTACTCCTGATAAAAAGAATAGAGGTGACTTTGATGACAGTATTAAAGCTATAGATGATGGATATATTACAATTACACCATTAAAATTTGATATGACAGATTTTGATATTCTAGAATCTTTAATTTCACTTAACAAAGGCTGTAAAATATGA
- the pyrF gene encoding orotidine-5'-phosphate decarboxylase, translating to MYCNPIICALDTHDINHALRLTKMLCGKISMVKLGLEFFTAYGLSGVQAIADCGMSVFLDLKLHDIPNTVSKAISVIKSLNIAMLLTIHVSGGREMIVRAMDSVSGSKIKLVGVTVLTSIDDSDLSDIGINRSSIQQVMLLSKLAREVGLYGIVCSAFEAKEVRNQYTKEDLKLIIPGIRFGVDYNDQKRVKKPEDAMLAGADYLVIGRPITMSRDPVQAVDTILASIDI from the coding sequence ATGTATTGTAATCCAATTATTTGTGCATTAGATACTCATGATATTAATCATGCATTACGGTTAACAAAAATGCTTTGTGGAAAAATATCAATGGTAAAGTTAGGATTAGAATTTTTTACAGCGTATGGGTTATCTGGTGTGCAAGCAATAGCTGATTGTGGTATGTCAGTATTTCTTGATTTGAAATTACATGATATCCCTAATACAGTCAGTAAGGCTATATCAGTAATTAAATCTTTAAATATTGCTATGCTGCTTACTATTCATGTTAGTGGTGGTAGAGAAATGATAGTGAGAGCTATGGATAGCGTATCTGGTAGTAAAATAAAGTTGGTAGGTGTAACTGTATTAACAAGTATTGATGATTCTGATTTAAGTGACATTGGTATTAATAGATCATCTATTCAACAAGTAATGCTTTTATCTAAATTAGCTAGAGAAGTTGGATTATATGGTATAGTATGTTCTGCATTTGAGGCGAAAGAAGTGCGTAATCAGTATACCAAGGAAGATTTAAAACTTATAATTCCAGGTATAAGATTTGGTGTTGATTATAATGACCAAAAAAGAGTAAAAAAGCCTGAAGATGCAATGTTAGCTGGTGCAGATTATTTGGTAATTGGACGTCCAATTACTATGAGTAGAGATCCTGTACAGGCAGTTGATACAATTTTAGCATCAATTGATATATAA
- a CDS encoding TatD family hydrolase produces MIVDSHCHLNYFNPDEIKDIVLRAEGNNVKLMQTVCTTISEFSDLVKIAEDYKQVYLSVGVHPTNSADGESISVGELVNLAQHNKVIGLGETGLDFYKCGKVEEQEQNFLSHISASRETGLPVIIHSRSADKRMMEILELEMKESPFLGLMHCFASSRELAVKAIELGLYISFSGIVTFKNAKIVQEVAEFVPKDRVLVETDSPFLSPEPYRGQRNEPAKTKFVVEYLARLWNESVEEISNLTTNNFFKLFKKCSEHFHS; encoded by the coding sequence GATATAGTACTGCGTGCAGAGGGAAATAATGTAAAATTGATGCAGACTGTATGTACTACTATATCTGAATTTTCTGATTTAGTAAAAATTGCAGAAGACTATAAGCAAGTTTATCTTTCAGTTGGTGTACATCCTACTAATAGTGCAGATGGAGAATCTATTTCAGTAGGTGAGTTGGTAAATTTAGCTCAACATAATAAGGTTATTGGATTAGGTGAAACTGGTTTGGACTTTTATAAATGTGGTAAAGTAGAAGAGCAAGAACAGAATTTCTTATCTCATATTAGCGCATCTAGGGAAACAGGATTGCCTGTTATAATTCACTCAAGAAGTGCAGATAAACGAATGATGGAAATTTTAGAATTAGAAATGAAAGAAAGTCCGTTTTTAGGGCTTATGCATTGTTTTGCATCTTCAAGGGAATTGGCAGTCAAGGCAATAGAGTTAGGGTTATATATATCTTTTTCGGGAATAGTGACTTTTAAAAATGCAAAAATTGTTCAAGAAGTAGCAGAATTTGTTCCTAAGGATCGTGTTTTAGTAGAAACAGATTCTCCATTTTTATCTCCTGAACCTTATCGTGGACAAAGAAATGAGCCGGCTAAAACAAAATTTGTTGTAGAGTATTTAGCTAGGTTATGGAATGAAAGTGTTGAAGAAATTAGTAATTTAACTACAAATAATTTTTTTAAGCTATTTAAGAAATGCTCTGAGCATTTTCATTCATAA